The Neorhodopirellula lusitana genome segment TAGGTCATTTTCCACCGACTGAAGGTGGCCCAGGTCTAAACGCAGGCGAAATTCGATCGCTGCATCCAGGTCGCCGTTGTGAACCACATCACCAAAGTCGCCAAGGTTCACGTATGACCGATCGTCACCGAGCTGCAGCGGGACTTTCTGGTCTTTGGACTCTGCCGTTTGCTTCAGCAGCAACAGCAATTGAATGATGCTTGATTTCCCCGAGCTATTCGTGCCGAATAGTCCGGTGATTTTCCCCAAGCGCATCTTGTCGATGCGTTTCCAGGACTTGAAGTTGGCAAGGGAGAGTTCCGTAAACATGATCAAAACATCTCCGCTTGAGTTTCATTGGAATCCTTGGCCTGCTGTCGTGACAGTTTGACGATCTCGGGCCAGCTGACGACCAGGCCGTTGTAGGCGCGAGCTTCTTCGGCGAGCTTTTTCTTTTCGCAGGTTTGGTACAGGCGGTACGCCAGTTCACGGGCGATCTCGCCGTTGGACGAGCCGATTCGTGCCAGCAGTGTACCCGTCGCGGCTTCGCCATCGTTTTCGAGCGATCGGATCAGATACTGTGCAACCTCCCACATGGTCAGCCGGAGATCCGTTTCGGGAGCCCAATCCGGCAGGAGCTCGTCACGTTTAAGCAGTCGAACCTTGCCAGCACCGGAGGCGGCGATCCCCGATTCGACGATACCCGTGACGCTGACGGCCATGGCTTTGGCGAGGGTTTCGGCATCGCCGAAGGGCCCTTCGCTCATTCCGTACTGCTCGAACCAGCGGAGGGCGAACCGCGTTTCGGCGTCAAAATCGGATTCCTGCTCGACGAGCGACTCGTCCAGGACCTGATTGATCAGCTGCAGCGCCTCGCGGACGGACATCGGTGAGCCGTCGGCGTTGACGACCTTGCTGTAGCGGCTGAACACGGCCATCCCCGGCCCGATCGAAGCCTGAGCCAGGTCCACCGGAGCTACGTTGCCCGATTGCAGGTGTTTGATCGCTTCGGGTAACTCTATGCGCAAAGCGTTCGCAAAGTCGCGGCGTGTGACCATGGAGGCGTCTGTTGAACGTGGCCGACACACCAATGCAATCGAAGAAGCGAGCGCATTTGTGCCGCTGCCTATCATTCTATTCCCAAGTTCGGTTCGGAGTGGCCAAGTCCCAGTTATGGCAAACCCAGCACCGATGAGCCCGGTCAGCATAGTTTCCCAACCGGTACTCGCGGTCTCACCAGTCTTTGTCGTTTCAGATTGCTTGAACGCGTAGTAAACCGTTACCGGAAAACCGTTAGCCGCAATCGCCTGAAGTCGTTTCGTTGCTTCAGACAGTCCTTCTTCAAAGAAATTTCTTGCAGCTTCACTGCTTCCGTCGTGGCGGTAGGGAGACGCAATCAATTCGTCGGACTTGGGCGTGACCATTGTGCCAAACAAGTCGGGATGGACGCTGTTGAGACAGGATCGCAGCCACACATAGAAGAAGTCGCTTAGGTCCGAGTATCCGATATTGTCGTAGTATGGAGGATCAGTTGAGACAATTGCTTCTTTCGCTTCGTACGCGGCACTCGCTGCGTCGAGTTGCCGGACAAGTCCAACTGAACCAACGTTGTGGGCCCTGAGATAGCTGATAACCCAGCTGAGGTTTTTGTGCCAGCTGCCGGAAGATGTACTGAATGGATTGCATTCAGCAAAGTCCCAGGCCATCGGCAATGCTTGATAGACGAAGACGTGACCGATACCAAGGTTCTTTGGGTCCGATCTCCAAGTGCAAAGGTTTGACCAATAGTCCGCTGATTTGCTCACGGCAAACGCCAAATATGTTTCAAGTGCGTCCGCATACGTCTCAATTTCAGATTTGTCGGTCGCAGCATCATGTGCTACCTGCTCTCTCACTTCGCGAATCAATTGAGCAAAGGTCTGCATGGCCAACAACTGCCGATCGGAATACAACTTGTCGAAAGTCGTCAAGCCATATAGTAGGCACCAAAGGGCTCGCTTGTCTTTCGCCAACTCCGCGCCGACAGCGCCAACCTCAGATGGTCGCTCAATCGAAAAGGCGGTTTCTTCGTCTACCGTTCTTGGATCAAGAAAGACACGTTCTCGCTTCCCTACCGCGACTGTCGCCATCAACCTTTGGCCAATTCGTCCAGCCATTCCCTCGGCCTTAATGTGATCTTCTTGGATCGGCTGGTTGCTAAGCAAGCACCCAAAATTGGAACCTCGGCCAAGTTTCGTTCCTGCTTTGATGACACTGACTTCTTCCTTGCTCGGCTCCCCCCTTCGAACCTTGAACGTATAGCCATCGCCATGCACTTCAGGCTCGACCCACGCCCATTTTCCTTTTTTTGTGCATAGCCAAAACGAGTTTGTAAGTGGCACTTGCCTTCCGGAATATGCTGGGTTTGGACTTTCTACCGTTCTCGCCCAGACATAGCCTATGACGGTCAACTCCTGCCCGATATACGGCTCCAAATCGGGCCGTCCGTCGTCCACCATTTGCTGCGTGACTTTGACCTTGGGATACAGATGCCCGATGCGCTTCTCCGCCTCGTCCCGCATCCACTTGCCGTAGTAACTCACGTCTTCGGCCAGCCCTTCGGCTCCGCTGTAAACCTTGGTGGCCAACTTACCTTGCTGGGCTTCGGGATTGACCG includes the following:
- a CDS encoding DUF1156 domain-containing protein, with protein sequence MPQTTYRKKLIEVALPLEAINTASAREKSIRHGHPSTLHLWWARRPLAACRAVLFSSLVNDPDDDPMYGHDENVAATERAKLFDLIEELVLWENSNNPKVINAARLEIARSIAANKVADKELADDTPLVANAPELPEEQAKYLPDPPPEYTAHDVRFKMPGLKPEQVNHFLAHYAPPVLDPFAGGGSIPLEAQRLGLRAYASDLNPVPVLINKALIEIPPRFAGQPPVNPEAQQGKLATKVYSGAEGLAEDVSYYGKWMRDEAEKRIGHLYPKVKVTQQMVDDGRPDLEPYIGQELTVIGYVWARTVESPNPAYSGRQVPLTNSFWLCTKKGKWAWVEPEVHGDGYTFKVRRGEPSKEEVSVIKAGTKLGRGSNFGCLLSNQPIQEDHIKAEGMAGRIGQRLMATVAVGKRERVFLDPRTVDEETAFSIERPSEVGAVGAELAKDKRALWCLLYGLTTFDKLYSDRQLLAMQTFAQLIREVREQVAHDAATDKSEIETYADALETYLAFAVSKSADYWSNLCTWRSDPKNLGIGHVFVYQALPMAWDFAECNPFSTSSGSWHKNLSWVISYLRAHNVGSVGLVRQLDAASAAYEAKEAIVSTDPPYYDNIGYSDLSDFFYVWLRSCLNSVHPDLFGTMVTPKSDELIASPYRHDGSSEAARNFFEEGLSEATKRLQAIAANGFPVTVYYAFKQSETTKTGETASTGWETMLTGLIGAGFAITGTWPLRTELGNRMIGSGTNALASSIALVCRPRSTDASMVTRRDFANALRIELPEAIKHLQSGNVAPVDLAQASIGPGMAVFSRYSKVVNADGSPMSVREALQLINQVLDESLVEQESDFDAETRFALRWFEQYGMSEGPFGDAETLAKAMAVSVTGIVESGIAASGAGKVRLLKRDELLPDWAPETDLRLTMWEVAQYLIRSLENDGEAATGTLLARIGSSNGEIARELAYRLYQTCEKKKLAEEARAYNGLVVSWPEIVKLSRQQAKDSNETQAEMF